From the Triticum urartu cultivar G1812 chromosome 4, Tu2.1, whole genome shotgun sequence genome, the window TGGCTCCTCGAGTTGAATTTCAAACAAGTGTTGTCTTGAGCATCCCTCCTCGCATCATTTCAGTCAAGAAATCCTAAGTGAGGAAAACCACCTTGAAATGACATTTCCCTCCCTAAGTGATTTTGGTCTAGATGACAACGCAATTTGTGGTCTAATCGTGTGCTTGAGCTATATGTATATTCAAAGATGGCACAAGACGGTTAGGTACCCCTCCCAAAGGAACAGATCAAAGACGATGTTGTGGCGTTTTTGTTTCGTTTGAGTCGTAGGAAACCGTACTATTAAGAGAGGGTCCGCTTCGAAAGATATGGATGGAATCAATCACGAACACAAACCAAACTTAACCCCCTTTTCCTCCCCAACATTCGAGGAGTTCTCCATCCTTTTTGGTGCCCCTGAATTTTCCTACCTCGTACTACCGAGATAGGCAACGGTAGTACCGGTTCTTTAGAGGAGCAGTACTGTTGTTGCATGCCTTTAGGCTGGTAGTTCCGTACTATTGATCGTTAGTACCTCTCCCCTGTTGGAGTAGAACTACCAAATCAAGTGGTGGACCTACTACCACAGGGGCTCATTTCCCTCTGTTTTGGCCCACGACACTAAGGCGGCACTGTTATGGCAATACCGTTATTTCATAATAGTCGGTACTACCGGTATCTTGTGCTGTAGTACCGCTTGGGCATTTGCAGTGCAGCCTGTATGGTACTATGGTAGTACCGTTGTCCGCATTGGTAGTACCTCTCAGTGAAAACCGGGGCAACAGTTGGATTTGGAGGGGGCATATAAAAAGAGGGTCTTCTTCCCCAAGTTGACCTAGctcttgtctctctctcctcCATTGTTGCCCAAAGCTTAAATCTCCTAGACCTCTCTCCCTAGCCACCCAAACTCCTTGATCATCTAGGATTTGGGAGAGAGGACCTAGATATATCGCCCATGGAAGGAAATTTGACACCCCTTGTTTTCCCTAGTGGATCTTgtttttttttttggtttttaggCACCCTATACGGAAGAGGTCTCCTTAAAGCTTAATCATTGTGGTGTAAGCTTCATGGTAGTGTTGGAAGCCTACAATTAAACTGTGCAGATTGCCTAACCTTGTTTGTGAAGGTCTAGTCACCGTCTACAAGGGCACCGTGTAGTGGATCGTGGCACCTTGCATTGTGTGAGGACATGCAGAGAATAAGGTGAGCCATTGTGGCGCTTGCTAAGTATCGTGTCGTCACACCTCTCCAACGGAGACACACCTCCCTCAAAGGAGAAAACTTCGGGAACAACACCATTGTCTCCATTTGTGATTTATTTTTTCCTTCACTTACTTGTTGTAAGCTATCTTTATTGTGTGTCTTATCTAGCTTCTTGTTATTTGTAAGCTTGCCATATAGGTTGTCCACCTAGTTGCATATGTAGATAACCAATATATTCTTACTGTAACCCTTAAAATTGGAAAAGAGACTAAAAAATGTTAGTtgtctattcaccccctctagtcgactatATCGATTATTCCACACACAAAGTCAAAATGAATTGTGATTGTGCATCACATAGGaacatgccatgccttgcttctAACTTGTTACACTTGAGAACGGCTTCATTGGGGAACTTGTGAGGTTTGTGTCCCCCTCATTTGTCTGGCTGGAGTTAGAATTATCTTCTGTCCCTCCTCGGTGTCGGCTCCTTTGGGACGACGATCTATCCAGTTTGCGATCATTGATGTCTTTTGATCTACATCAACCAGATGGAGGCCCAGAGGTGACAACGAGCTTTACTCACGACGCTTCACGTGCGGTGCAGAAATAAGACGATGCTGTTTTTCGCAAGAACttgtctataattttttattctCGTAAGAAAGTTTCTATAAGGACTTATTTTATTTCATATATGGCCTTTGGCCTTTTCGAAGAAGAAAAAAAGACGTCCATGGTCTTACCCATCATACTCATGTATGAATCAAAACCTCCATCGGATCGATCACTAGCATTGTACAAAAATCAGCAGTTTTCTAGTGCATTGGTAGCCCATGGGCCATGGTacgtactccctccttccatctatatagggtctaatgcgtttttcaagaccGCCTTTCACGTATGGTCTGCTAGAGTTGCCACACTGTCTGGTGCAGGCGTGCTTCGTGCTGTTGCTTCGCTTTCACGTATGGAAATGTGCTTTCAATCACCGGAGTTCGCAAAGGTAAAAGGTTTGGAGTTCGCAGGTCCATGGCCTGTCATCTCATATGGTGCGATTGTGGCAGAGCACGTCACATGCGACGCCAAATAATAAGATGGCCGTCGCCATCCCATGATCACTGCAGCTTCCGGAATCATTAGTCCGTTTGGAAGGGCATTGGAGTCCTTCACATGTTGCTGCCTCCGCTGTGAACTGGTTTGAAATGGGGGAGTGCGAAATTTACCGATTTCTGCAAAAATCGTGCACTGTAAACATGGGTGAAAACGGGCAAAATGTCCTGTCAGAGGTTTTTCTTCTTTGAGCAGACGCATAGAGTCCCTGTGATGGATGTAATGCTGGCAACTAGGCACAAAAGGGTGAGTTCTCGCCATGTGATCCAGTCATCCTCCAGCTATTATCACCAGGGATTGATTTCTCAACCGCAGACAGGGAGATTTTCCTCCCGACAAGCACAACAAGAAGCCGTGGCAATGCCTTGCCCCTGAACAGCTGCACTGAAAGCCACTCGCCCCCGAAAGGCCGAAAGTCTTGGTCGACGACGACGAGCACCAGATGCCTCTTGCATTCTATATTCTTGTCTCTGGTGAGCCGCGATACCTGGCCGGACCGCCGGACTACTACGTATTCATGAGCTCCCTGAGGACCCTGTCCCCTTCTCGTCTTGCCAGTCGGCACCTTGCTTTCATGCGCAGAGCCCACACGGAGTAAAGAAGAGAGCTGTGGCGCACGTACTGCCACTGCACCAAACACATTATTACCCGGGTGCTTATGGAAAACACGCCAGGAAGCAGAGGAGACGACGACGGGTCAGATGTTGTAGACGTGGAAGACGTGGAAGCAGAACACGGTGTAGACGTGGATCGGACCGGTGGTTGCAGGTCCATGCAAAGCACCTGCAGTTGGTTGACAGTTGCCCACTCTCATTTCAACCCCAGGCAGAGCGCGGATAGAAAAGTAGAAACTGCCCGCCAATGGACATGGACTCCTTTATCGTTCTCCTCTTCCTCTTTCTTGCGCGAGCGGAGGCGGCGAGCCACGGCGTTGGTAGAGAAGGCAAGGCTGGGGGAGCGGTGCTCCTTCCGCTCAGGCTGCAGGAGGTGGCGCCCCCGCCGCGAGCGCCGGCGAACCGGCTGCGGTTCCGCCACAATGTGAGCCTCACGGTGTCGGTGGCTGTCGGCACGCCGCCGCAGAACGTCACGATGGTGCTCGACACCGGCAGCGAGCTCTCCTGGCTGCTCTGCAACGGGAGCTCCGTGTCGCCGCCCGCGCCGTTCAACGCGTCCGCTTCTTTCACATACGGCGCCGTCGATTGCTCGTCGCCGGCGTGCGTGTGGCGCGGACGTGACCTGCCCGTCCGCCCGTTCTGTGACGCGCCGCCGTCCACCGCCTGCCGCGTCTCCATCTCCTACGCAGACGCCTCCTCGGCCGACGGCCTCCTCGTTGCCGACACCTTCGTCCTCGGCGCGCAGGCCGTGCCCGCCCTGTTCGGCTGCATCACCTCCTATTCCTCCAGCACGGCCGCCAACAACAACGCCACTGACCCGTCGGAGGCGGCGACCGGCCTACTCGGCATGAACCGTGGCAGCCTCTCCTTCGTGACGCAGACGGCGACCCTCCGCTTCGCCTACTGTATCGCCCCCGGCCAAGGACCCGGCATCCTCCTcctcggcggcgacggcggcgcggccCCGCCGCTGAACTACACGCCGCTGATAGAGATTTCCCAGCCGCTGCCGTACTTCGACCGGGTGGCCTACTCCGTGCAGCTGGAGGGCATCCGCGTGGGGCGCGCCCTGCTCGCCATCCCCAAGTCCGTGCTCACGCCGGACCACACGGGCGCCGGGCAGACCATGGTGGACTCCGGCACGCAGTTCACCTTCCTCCTGGCCGACGCCTACGCGGCGCTCAAGGGCGAGTTCCTGAACCAGACGCGGTCGCTGCTCGCCCCGCTCGGCGAGCCGGGCTTCGTGTTCCAGAGCGCGTTCGACGCGTGCTTCCGCGGCCCGGAGGAGCGAGTGTCGGCGGCAAGCCGGCTTCTCCCCGAGGTGGGCCTGGTGCTCCGCGGCGCGGAGGTGGCCGTGGCCGGGGAGAAGCTCCTGTACAGTGTACCCGGCGAGCGGcgcggggaggagggggaggaggctGTGTGGTGCCTGACGTTCGGGAACTCGGACATGGCCGGCATGTCGGCGTACGTGATCGGGCATCACCACCAGCAGGACGTGTGGGTGGAGTACGACCTTCAGAACGGCCGAGTCGGCTTCGCGCCGGCGCGCTGTGAGCTCGCCACCCAGCGCCTCGGCGCCCAAGTGTAGTTCTTGTCTAGTGGCATTTCGTCGTGTAAAGGTACAGCGAAATactagcggcggcggcggcggcggcagtggcAGGGCACGTATCGTTAGCAGAGGGCGAGTATTAGAGACGGTCACTCTCCGATCACCTGCTGCTGCCAGTGGTGAACTACTGGTTATTTACGAACTTCATTGCTGTGTTATGCGAATACATATACGAGCTAATGACATAGTAAGCGACATTTCAATTTCGATCGGGCAGTAACTCACTCATTGAGAGTCAGCAATAAAAAGAAAGATAAACAAAAAAAATCAAGTGAGGGTCAAGTTTAAATTGGGTTGTCATATCCCAAAGAACAACGCTAAGGGTCGCCACTGCCAAGTCAACAACGGACAAAGGTCCTGAGCCCTGATAAGGAAAGGAGAACCACGACGACAGAAGCCCGCGAGCGTCGCCGTCGTTGGCGCCAAAGCACGGAGCTTTTGCTCGGCAGCTCACCCGTGCCATCACAAGGTCTCTAGAACAAACGCGACAAGTTTAGATCCCCATAGCCGGATCAGGGCGACGCCACTACGAACGACAGAGGACGCGCTCGAGCCACCTGTTGCTACACCTCCCGCCGCCTACATGACAAAGAGGAAAAGCCACCACCATCACCATGACGCCGCCGGAGAGCCAACCACGTAGACCGCCATCCAGGCCCCGCCCTGGCATCCATGTCTGAGACACGACCAACCGTGCACATCACGGTGCACCAACCACGGTAGGAAGAGTAAAATGTGACATCTTCCATTCCTAACTCGGCATCAGCCCCAGAGTTTGGGTCGACACCTCCACGGTAGGAGGCGCTCACGCCTGCATACCCAGCTAGTCCCGCTAGAGAGGCATAGACACGCCACTTGACTACCTACGGTCGTTGCCGAGCAAGCTCACACGACGCCATGTCTGTGGCCTTCGACGCCGATTTACCTGACAGTGCAGTGGTGTCCCGACCACCACCATCGACCACCACACCCGCAGTAAGAGGGACCTCATCGCGCGTGGGCACCACCCAGACCGAGTCCACCCCTACCTATCCAGAGTAGAAGCTCCAACCTACCTCAGGCCCAAATATGATCCGCCCGAGCACAACCTCCAAGTCCTGGCCACCTCCACGCCGCAAACACTCAGAGGAGCCACCACCAGCCACACCACGCTGTCGTCCGCCAAGCGCCGCCACCCGAACCATAGCTACCGCATCACTGACTGGTGCAGCCACCACCATACGATCGAACCAGATCAAGGCCAGGCGTACAAACTCCTCGCCACGACCCAGTCTCCGCCCGTCGGATCggtgctacttgtgagctgcgttgggatttccttaaaaaggagaggatgatgcagtacagtaGAGATAGGTATTTTTCTCCGTTAAGAACTAaggtgtgacgccccgagaccgatgcgccaggtgtcttccaattattcgctgtctttgccatgtcatttgcttgcgtgttgcatcttgccatgtcatcatccgcattgcatctgcatgttttcaaaacttgcatccgtcccggtctcctcgttccttccgttgtccgttctaagCCCAGTCACAattgcacgcgcccgtggcatgtccgaaataatattttataagtggccaaaaatgttctcggaatgggttgaaagttgacaagcggtgttgttatagtgtagataggccgcctgccaagtttcatcgcattcggagtccgtttgacgccccaacgaataactatagcggcattatagtcggtctatcgtcggacgttttcggtctccggaaacagtcgccgggtctctctctcttctcttctctc encodes:
- the LOC125552154 gene encoding aspartic proteinase PCS1-like, which produces MDMDSFIVLLFLFLARAEAASHGVGREGKAGGAVLLPLRLQEVAPPPRAPANRLRFRHNVSLTVSVAVGTPPQNVTMVLDTGSELSWLLCNGSSVSPPAPFNASASFTYGAVDCSSPACVWRGRDLPVRPFCDAPPSTACRVSISYADASSADGLLVADTFVLGAQAVPALFGCITSYSSSTAANNNATDPSEAATGLLGMNRGSLSFVTQTATLRFAYCIAPGQGPGILLLGGDGGAAPPLNYTPLIEISQPLPYFDRVAYSVQLEGIRVGRALLAIPKSVLTPDHTGAGQTMVDSGTQFTFLLADAYAALKGEFLNQTRSLLAPLGEPGFVFQSAFDACFRGPEERVSAASRLLPEVGLVLRGAEVAVAGEKLLYSVPGERRGEEGEEAVWCLTFGNSDMAGMSAYVIGHHHQQDVWVEYDLQNGRVGFAPARCELATQRLGAQV